A genomic window from Microbacterium sp. H1-D42 includes:
- a CDS encoding aminotransferase class I/II-fold pyridoxal phosphate-dependent enzyme, with product MITGTTAAEIAGSVRGLRERGMLRPGDALPPVRELAGLLGVNRNTAVAAYRQLAQAGLVVSRGRAGTLIAGAESVAQEGVADTVLHDVASGNPDPALIPDPTAALSRIVGRPVLYGEPVIDAGLEEWTREWMLADLPRDDLQICVTSGAVDAVERLLAQALMRDDAVALEDPCFLASIHTVRLGGYRAVPVPVDDEGMTVEGLSAALDAGVRAIISTPRAQNPTGVSLSPARAAALREVLAEHPYVLIIEDDHFSLLSPHPYASLISPEHRRYALVRSVSKFLGPDMCLALAATDPTTAERLSMRLSPGTTWVSHLLQRLAHAQLTDADVRAQISRAAAYYAERNATFAAALAARGIPTASSDGLSLWVQLAVPARIAAERLMRRGWLARTGDEFRLDETTPASHHLRLTVHDLSDADAERLIDDLAAAQR from the coding sequence ATGATCACCGGGACCACCGCCGCCGAGATCGCCGGCAGCGTGCGCGGGCTGCGCGAGCGCGGAATGCTGCGCCCCGGTGACGCCCTGCCGCCGGTGCGAGAGCTCGCTGGCCTCCTCGGCGTGAACCGCAACACGGCGGTCGCCGCCTATCGTCAACTCGCCCAGGCGGGTCTCGTCGTGTCCAGAGGACGAGCCGGCACGCTCATCGCCGGAGCCGAGAGCGTCGCTCAGGAAGGTGTGGCCGACACCGTGCTGCACGATGTCGCCTCCGGCAACCCGGACCCCGCGCTGATCCCCGACCCGACGGCGGCCCTGAGCCGCATCGTCGGGCGCCCGGTGCTCTACGGCGAGCCCGTCATCGACGCGGGTCTCGAGGAGTGGACGCGGGAGTGGATGCTGGCAGACCTCCCCCGGGATGACCTGCAGATCTGCGTGACCAGCGGCGCCGTCGATGCCGTGGAGCGCCTGCTCGCGCAGGCACTCATGCGCGACGACGCCGTGGCACTCGAGGACCCCTGCTTCCTTGCCAGCATCCACACTGTCCGTCTCGGCGGCTATCGCGCGGTGCCGGTGCCGGTGGACGACGAGGGAATGACCGTCGAGGGCCTGAGCGCCGCCCTTGATGCCGGCGTGCGCGCCATCATCAGCACACCGCGCGCGCAGAACCCGACCGGGGTCAGCCTCTCCCCCGCACGCGCCGCCGCTCTGCGGGAAGTGCTCGCCGAGCATCCGTACGTCCTGATCATCGAAGACGACCACTTCTCGCTGCTGTCCCCGCACCCGTACGCGTCCCTGATCAGCCCGGAGCACCGGCGCTACGCGCTGGTGCGCTCGGTGTCGAAGTTTCTCGGGCCCGACATGTGCCTGGCCCTGGCCGCCACAGACCCGACCACGGCCGAGCGCCTGTCGATGCGCCTCAGCCCTGGCACGACCTGGGTGAGTCACCTCCTGCAGCGGCTCGCGCATGCGCAGCTGACGGATGCCGACGTGCGCGCCCAGATCTCCCGCGCCGCGGCGTACTACGCGGAGCGCAATGCGACATTCGCCGCGGCGCTCGCCGCCCGCGGCATCCCTACCGCGTCGTCCGACGGGCTGAGTCTGTGGGTGCAGCTGGCGGTGCCGGCACGGATCGCCGCCGAGCGGCTGATGCGTCGGGGCTGGCTCGCGCGTACCGGTGACGAGTTCCGACTCGATGAGACCACGCCGGCCTCGCATCATCTGCGCCTCACCGTGCACGACCTGTCGGATGCTGATGCCGAGCGCCTCATCGACGACCTCGCGGCGGCGCAGCGGTGA
- a CDS encoding YebC/PmpR family DNA-binding transcriptional regulator, producing the protein MSGHSKWATTKHKKAVIDSRRAKSWAKLIKNIEVAAKLGGADMAGNPTLFDAVFKAKKMSVPKDNIDRAVKRGAGIGGESVEYSSIMYEGYGPNGVALMIECLTDNKNRAAAEVRTALSRNGGTLADPGSVAYNFSRKGVIVVGGEGTTEDDLMMAALEAGAEEIEPHGDGYAVITEATDLVTVRTALQAAEIDYESADVEFVPNLKVEIDAATARKVFRLIDALEDSDDVQNVFSNFDLTAEVQAEMENDGDDD; encoded by the coding sequence ATGTCCGGGCATTCCAAGTGGGCCACGACCAAGCACAAGAAGGCGGTCATCGACTCGCGCCGTGCCAAGTCGTGGGCGAAGCTCATCAAGAACATCGAGGTCGCGGCAAAGCTGGGCGGCGCCGACATGGCCGGTAACCCGACGCTGTTCGATGCGGTGTTCAAGGCCAAGAAGATGTCGGTCCCCAAGGACAACATCGACCGCGCAGTGAAGCGCGGAGCGGGCATCGGCGGCGAGTCCGTCGAGTACTCCTCGATCATGTACGAAGGCTACGGACCCAACGGCGTCGCACTGATGATCGAGTGTCTGACCGACAACAAGAACCGTGCGGCAGCCGAGGTGCGCACCGCGCTGAGCCGCAATGGCGGCACTCTGGCAGACCCCGGTTCGGTCGCGTACAACTTCAGCCGCAAGGGCGTCATCGTCGTGGGCGGCGAGGGCACCACTGAAGACGACCTCATGATGGCAGCCCTCGAGGCCGGCGCGGAGGAGATCGAGCCCCATGGCGACGGCTACGCCGTCATCACCGAGGCGACCGACCTGGTCACGGTCCGCACTGCACTGCAGGCCGCCGAGATCGACTATGAATCGGCAGACGTCGAGTTCGTGCCGAACCTCAAGGTCGAGATCGACGCCGCCACCGCGCGCAAGGTGTTCCGCCTGATCGACGCGCTCGAGGACAGCGACGACGTGCAGAACGTCTTCAGCAACTTCGACCTCACCGCTGAGGTGCAGGCCGAGATGGAGAACGACGGCGACGACGACTGA
- the pdxY gene encoding pyridoxal kinase PdxY, whose translation MKILSIQSAVAYGHVGNSAAVFPLQRIGVDVLPVYTVNFSNHTGYGAWRGPMIDPADVREVVTGIEDRGVFGQIDAVLSGYQGGEGIGDVIIDAVARVKAANPDAVYACDPVMGNAKSGCFVAPAIPDLLRDKVVPVADIITPNQFELGYLTGTSPDTLESTLASVDAAMAMGPSTVLVTSVERPDREQGTIEMLAADAKGAWLVTTPHLPMKANGSGDVTAALFTAHYVATSDAKLALERTVSSVFDLLQATLDSGDRELRLIEVQESYANPRMQFTARQVR comes from the coding sequence ATGAAGATCCTCTCGATCCAGTCCGCCGTCGCCTACGGACACGTCGGCAACTCCGCCGCCGTCTTCCCGCTGCAGCGCATCGGCGTCGATGTGCTTCCGGTGTACACGGTGAACTTCTCGAACCACACCGGTTACGGTGCGTGGCGTGGTCCGATGATCGATCCGGCCGATGTGCGCGAGGTCGTCACCGGCATCGAGGACCGCGGCGTCTTCGGTCAGATCGATGCTGTGCTCAGCGGCTACCAGGGCGGTGAGGGAATCGGCGACGTCATCATCGATGCCGTCGCACGCGTCAAGGCAGCGAACCCTGACGCGGTGTACGCGTGTGACCCCGTGATGGGCAACGCCAAGTCGGGCTGTTTCGTCGCACCGGCGATTCCCGATCTGCTGCGCGACAAGGTCGTGCCGGTGGCCGACATCATCACGCCGAACCAGTTCGAGCTCGGATACCTGACCGGCACCTCGCCCGACACCCTCGAGTCGACCCTCGCCTCGGTGGATGCGGCGATGGCCATGGGCCCGTCCACCGTGCTGGTGACCTCGGTGGAGCGTCCCGACCGCGAGCAGGGCACGATCGAGATGCTCGCAGCCGATGCGAAGGGCGCGTGGCTGGTCACGACCCCGCACCTGCCGATGAAGGCGAACGGGTCGGGTGACGTGACCGCGGCGCTGTTCACCGCGCACTACGTCGCCACCTCAGACGCGAAGCTCGCCCTCGAGCGCACCGTGTCCAGCGTGTTCGATCTGCTGCAGGCGACGCTGGATTCCGGCGATCGCGAGCTGCGCCTGATCGAGGTGCAGGAGTCGTACGCCAACCCGCGGATGCAGTTCACCGCGCGCCAGGTGCGCTGA
- a CDS encoding MFS transporter, whose product MSTDTLRVAASAPRHTEPKAPRPWFVLALAVAVLTYSMMQTMLLPVLPALKDALHTDGMGVSWILTAYLLSGAVAAPVLGSFGDRFGHRRMLLVSMGVFVVGSIIAGIAPNLTLVLIGRVLQGASTASFPLALAIVSTYLSGDERRSATGWLSGTVGLGAGIALVIGGIIAGIAPWQWLFWVGAVFGVLSMVLVAAAVPARRATGQARVDYAGITLLAVLLVGVLLVVSQASSWGITSPGIVAAAVIALLAAVALIAVERRVSAPLLDLPVLGRPTIAIGNALGVLLGFVPYLFYVGMPILLQTPEPVGAGMGTQATGWVMLPGTLVAFVGGRFASVLMRWMRSAWVSALAMVLIAVGALGIAAWPHDLIANIVFYAVMGLGAGIGMTVVADLIARGSEPHELGGLLGVNGVLRTIGSSFGAPVAMLILAAAAGVTGFVVLFLVAALASIVGAVLSLCLRTGAR is encoded by the coding sequence ATGTCGACTGACACGCTGCGCGTGGCGGCATCAGCCCCGCGCCATACCGAGCCGAAGGCCCCGCGACCCTGGTTCGTGCTCGCTCTGGCGGTCGCAGTCCTCACCTATTCGATGATGCAGACGATGCTGCTGCCAGTCCTGCCGGCACTGAAGGATGCCCTGCACACGGACGGGATGGGAGTGAGCTGGATCCTCACTGCCTACCTGCTCAGCGGTGCGGTGGCCGCCCCCGTACTCGGTTCGTTCGGAGACAGGTTCGGTCACCGTCGCATGCTGCTCGTCTCGATGGGCGTGTTCGTCGTCGGCAGCATCATCGCGGGCATCGCACCGAACCTGACGCTCGTGCTGATCGGTCGTGTGCTGCAGGGGGCATCCACGGCATCATTCCCACTCGCACTCGCGATCGTCAGCACGTACCTCTCCGGTGACGAACGGCGCTCGGCGACCGGATGGCTCAGCGGAACCGTCGGCCTCGGCGCCGGCATCGCGCTCGTGATCGGCGGGATCATCGCGGGAATCGCTCCCTGGCAGTGGCTGTTCTGGGTCGGCGCGGTCTTCGGAGTCCTGTCGATGGTGCTCGTCGCCGCCGCGGTGCCGGCGCGTCGCGCAACCGGGCAGGCGCGTGTCGACTACGCCGGAATCACGCTGCTTGCCGTGCTGCTCGTCGGTGTGCTGCTGGTCGTGTCCCAGGCGTCGAGTTGGGGGATCACGTCGCCCGGCATCGTGGCAGCAGCCGTCATCGCGCTGCTGGCCGCCGTGGCGCTGATCGCCGTCGAGCGACGCGTCTCGGCGCCACTGCTCGACCTGCCGGTGCTGGGCCGCCCGACGATAGCGATCGGCAACGCGCTGGGCGTGCTGCTCGGGTTCGTGCCCTACCTCTTCTACGTCGGCATGCCGATTCTGCTGCAGACGCCAGAGCCGGTCGGCGCCGGCATGGGAACCCAGGCGACCGGCTGGGTGATGCTGCCTGGAACACTCGTCGCGTTCGTGGGCGGACGGTTCGCGTCGGTTCTCATGCGGTGGATGCGGTCGGCATGGGTCTCCGCGCTGGCCATGGTGCTCATCGCGGTGGGAGCGCTCGGCATCGCCGCATGGCCGCACGACCTCATCGCGAACATCGTCTTCTACGCCGTGATGGGGCTGGGCGCCGGGATCGGCATGACGGTGGTGGCGGATCTAATCGCGCGAGGGTCTGAGCCGCACGAACTCGGCGGGCTGCTGGGCGTGAACGGCGTACTGCGCACGATCGGCTCGTCGTTCGGTGCGCCTGTGGCGATGCTGATCCTGGCCGCCGCTGCCGGCGTCACCGGGTTCGTCGTGCTGTTCCTCGTCGCTGCGCTCGCGAGCATCGTCGGCGCGGTGCTGTCGCTGTGCCTGCGGACCGGAGCGCGCTGA
- the pdxS gene encoding pyridoxal 5'-phosphate synthase lyase subunit PdxS, which produces MASDQNPTTGSQRVKRGLAEMLKGGVIMDVVTAEQAKIAEDAGAVAVMALERVPADIRAQGGVSRMSDPDMIDSIIASVSIPVMAKARIGHFVEAQVLQELGVDYIDESEVLSPADYVNHIDKWDYTVPFVCGATNLGEALRRINEGAAMIRSKGEAGTGDVSEAMKHIRKIRGEIAALGALSKDQLYVAAKELQAPYELVAEIAETGKLPVVLFVAGGVATPADAAMMMQLGADGVFVGSGIFKSGDPVARAKAIVQATAAYDDPKVIAEVSRGLGEAMVGINVSDLPAPHRLAERGW; this is translated from the coding sequence ATGGCATCCGACCAGAACCCGACCACCGGATCGCAGCGCGTCAAGCGCGGACTCGCCGAGATGCTCAAGGGCGGCGTCATCATGGACGTCGTCACAGCGGAGCAGGCGAAGATCGCCGAGGATGCCGGCGCTGTCGCCGTCATGGCGCTCGAGCGCGTACCCGCCGACATCCGCGCTCAGGGCGGCGTCTCGCGCATGAGCGACCCCGACATGATCGACAGCATCATCGCCTCGGTCTCGATCCCCGTCATGGCGAAGGCCCGCATCGGGCACTTCGTCGAGGCACAGGTGCTGCAGGAGCTCGGCGTCGACTACATCGACGAGTCCGAGGTGCTCTCACCCGCCGACTACGTCAACCACATCGACAAGTGGGACTACACCGTGCCGTTCGTCTGCGGTGCGACCAACCTCGGCGAGGCGCTCCGCCGCATCAACGAGGGTGCGGCGATGATCCGCTCCAAGGGCGAGGCCGGCACCGGTGACGTCTCCGAGGCGATGAAGCACATCCGCAAGATCCGCGGCGAGATCGCAGCGCTTGGCGCGCTGTCGAAGGACCAGCTGTACGTCGCAGCCAAGGAGCTGCAGGCACCGTACGAGCTGGTCGCCGAGATCGCTGAGACCGGCAAGCTCCCCGTCGTGCTGTTCGTCGCAGGCGGCGTCGCGACGCCGGCGGATGCGGCGATGATGATGCAGCTCGGCGCAGACGGCGTGTTCGTCGGCTCCGGGATCTTCAAGTCCGGCGACCCCGTAGCGCGTGCCAAGGCGATCGTGCAGGCCACCGCTGCCTACGACGACCCGAAGGTCATCGCGGAGGTGTCGCGCGGACTCGGCGAGGCGATGGTCGGCATCAACGTCAGCGACCTGCCCGCCCCGCACCGGCTCGCCGAGCGCGGCTGGTAG
- the thrS gene encoding threonine--tRNA ligase, with amino-acid sequence MQVNGDLKDLAATVTESDIVEPVTIDSPLGLSILRHSTAHVLAQAVQRIRPQSNLGIGPPITDGFYYDFGVDEPFTPEDLKSISKEMQRIIRDGQRFTRRVVTEEEARTELAHEPFKLELIELAGGPGSGADAAEGASAEIGAGELTIYDNVTKDGEVAWKDLCRGPHVPTTRMIGNGWDLTRVAAAYWRGSEKNPQLQRIYGTAWPTKDELRAYQERLAEAERRDHRKLGVEMDLFSFPDEIGSGLAVFHPKGGIIRYEIEENLRRHLLRNGYDVVNSPHITKKDLFQTSGHLQTYADGMFPPMHLDEVVDDEGNVTRQGQDYYLKPMNCPFHNLIFRSRGRSYRELPLRLAEFGTVYRYEKSGTLSGLTRVRGLTQDDAHIYVTQDQVREELTTNLNLVLELLRDYGLNDFYLELSTNEIGNPKFLGEPEQWTTAIDTLREVAVESGLDLVDDPGGAAFYGPKISVQARDAIGRTWQMSTIQLDFNQPERFELEYTGPDGAKHRPVMIHRALLGSVERFFAILLEHYAGDFPLWLAPAQVVGVPVADDFGPYLDEVISQLRAAGIRAEVDHSDDRMQKKIRNHTTAKVPLILIAGAQDRDAGTVSFRFRDGSQENGVPIATAIERIRTAVASHARVMTAEDLA; translated from the coding sequence ATGCAGGTGAACGGCGACCTCAAGGATCTCGCGGCCACCGTCACCGAAAGTGACATCGTCGAGCCGGTCACGATCGACAGCCCTCTCGGGCTCAGCATCCTGCGTCACTCGACAGCGCACGTGCTCGCGCAGGCAGTGCAGCGCATCCGGCCGCAGTCCAACCTCGGCATCGGACCGCCCATCACCGACGGCTTCTACTACGACTTCGGTGTCGACGAGCCCTTCACGCCCGAGGACCTCAAGTCCATCTCGAAGGAGATGCAACGCATCATCCGCGATGGGCAGCGCTTCACCCGTCGCGTCGTCACCGAGGAAGAGGCACGAACAGAACTCGCGCACGAGCCGTTCAAGCTCGAGCTGATCGAGCTCGCGGGCGGCCCCGGCTCTGGTGCGGATGCTGCCGAAGGAGCCTCCGCCGAGATCGGCGCCGGCGAGCTGACCATCTACGACAATGTCACCAAGGATGGCGAAGTCGCGTGGAAGGACCTCTGCCGTGGCCCCCACGTGCCGACCACCCGGATGATCGGCAACGGCTGGGATCTCACCCGCGTCGCCGCGGCCTACTGGCGCGGCAGCGAGAAGAACCCGCAGCTGCAGCGCATCTACGGCACGGCCTGGCCCACCAAGGACGAGCTGCGCGCCTACCAGGAGCGGCTGGCCGAGGCCGAGCGCCGCGACCACCGCAAGCTCGGCGTCGAGATGGACCTCTTCTCGTTCCCCGATGAGATCGGCTCTGGTCTGGCGGTGTTCCATCCCAAGGGCGGCATCATCCGCTACGAGATCGAGGAGAACCTGCGCCGTCACCTGCTGCGCAACGGCTACGACGTCGTCAACTCGCCGCACATCACCAAGAAGGATCTGTTCCAGACTTCAGGGCACCTGCAGACCTACGCAGATGGCATGTTCCCGCCGATGCACCTCGACGAGGTCGTCGACGACGAGGGCAACGTCACCCGTCAGGGCCAGGACTACTACCTCAAGCCGATGAACTGCCCGTTCCACAACCTGATCTTCCGCTCTCGCGGTCGCAGCTACCGCGAGCTGCCCCTGCGCCTGGCAGAATTCGGCACCGTGTACCGGTACGAGAAGAGCGGCACGCTCTCTGGCCTGACCCGCGTGCGGGGGCTGACGCAGGACGACGCGCACATCTACGTCACCCAGGATCAGGTGCGCGAAGAGCTCACCACCAACCTCAACCTGGTGCTCGAGCTGCTGCGCGACTACGGGCTCAACGACTTCTACCTCGAACTGTCGACCAACGAGATCGGCAACCCGAAGTTCCTCGGCGAGCCAGAGCAGTGGACCACTGCGATCGACACGCTGCGTGAGGTCGCTGTCGAGTCGGGTCTCGACCTCGTCGACGACCCGGGCGGAGCGGCCTTCTACGGCCCGAAGATCTCGGTGCAGGCACGCGATGCGATCGGTCGCACCTGGCAGATGTCGACGATCCAGCTGGACTTCAACCAGCCGGAGCGCTTCGAACTCGAGTACACCGGCCCCGACGGCGCCAAGCACCGTCCGGTGATGATCCACCGCGCGCTGCTCGGCTCCGTGGAGCGCTTCTTCGCGATCCTACTCGAGCACTACGCCGGCGACTTCCCGCTGTGGCTTGCGCCCGCGCAGGTGGTCGGGGTGCCGGTCGCCGATGATTTCGGCCCGTACCTGGATGAGGTCATCTCGCAGCTGCGTGCAGCGGGCATCCGGGCTGAGGTCGACCACTCCGACGACCGGATGCAGAAGAAGATCCGCAACCACACCACCGCCAAGGTGCCGCTGATCCTGATCGCCGGTGCGCAGGACCGCGACGCCGGCACCGTGTCGTTCCGGTTCCGCGACGGCTCGCAGGAGAACGGCGTGCCGATCGCGACCGCGATCGAGCGCATCCGCACCGCCGTCGCGAGCCACGCGCGGGTGATGACGGCAGAGGATCTCGCGTGA
- a CDS encoding AraC family transcriptional regulator, translated as MIETLNHLVDEIEAHLGDAPDVDEVARGSGATGYHVRRMFSSLAGMSVSEYVRRRRMTVAAADVIGDEDLRTIAVRYGYGSTEAFGRAFRAVHGVAHGDVRRDGGPLRSQPQLRFRLTVEGSIPMDARIHEQPAFRLIGHAARVPLIHEGVNPHIQEHIASLPPAEHGRLKMLSSIEPAGLLQVTADVDDEYAEGSELTYLHGVAVSAETSTPDDLDVIDVGAGTWVVFRISGPYPAALQSAWAATAADWFPSNPWRLRHGPSIVAILDRAEDFSTAVCELWMPVERSLP; from the coding sequence ATGATCGAGACTCTGAACCATCTCGTCGACGAGATCGAGGCGCACCTCGGTGACGCCCCGGACGTCGACGAAGTCGCACGTGGCTCTGGGGCCACCGGGTATCACGTGCGGCGGATGTTCTCGTCGCTCGCAGGCATGTCGGTGTCGGAGTATGTCCGCCGCCGCCGGATGACTGTCGCCGCGGCGGATGTCATCGGCGACGAGGATCTCCGCACCATCGCCGTGCGGTACGGCTACGGCTCGACCGAGGCGTTCGGGCGAGCCTTCCGTGCCGTGCACGGTGTCGCGCACGGCGATGTCCGTCGTGACGGCGGCCCCCTTCGCAGCCAACCACAGCTCAGGTTCCGCCTGACCGTCGAAGGGAGCATCCCGATGGATGCACGAATCCACGAACAACCCGCGTTCCGTCTGATCGGTCACGCCGCGCGCGTGCCGCTGATCCACGAGGGCGTCAACCCGCACATCCAGGAGCACATCGCCTCGCTGCCGCCCGCCGAACACGGTCGGCTGAAGATGCTGAGCAGCATCGAACCGGCCGGCCTCCTGCAGGTGACGGCCGACGTCGATGACGAGTATGCGGAAGGCAGCGAGCTCACCTACCTGCATGGGGTCGCGGTGTCGGCAGAGACCTCGACCCCAGATGACCTCGACGTCATCGACGTCGGGGCCGGCACCTGGGTGGTGTTCCGGATCTCGGGCCCGTACCCGGCGGCCCTGCAGTCGGCGTGGGCCGCGACGGCAGCCGATTGGTTCCCGTCGAACCCGTGGCGACTGCGCCACGGGCCGTCCATCGTCGCGATCCTCGATCGTGCCGAGGACTTCAGCACCGCAGTCTGCGAACTGTGGATGCCCGTCGAACGGAGTCTGCCTTGA
- a CDS encoding HIT domain-containing protein, whose translation MTDVEDAGRLAGVPDEFQRLWTPHRMAYIQAGPEPLREECPFCEAPKHDDVERLIVARGKTAYVLLNLFPYNSGHLLVCPYRHIATYDQATAEEVAEIGELTQIGMRVLRGVSNCDGFNLGMNQGAVGGAGVDAHLHQHVVPRWTSDANFFPIIAKTKALPQLLGEVREAVAGAWPAGA comes from the coding sequence GTGACTGACGTCGAGGACGCCGGCCGGCTGGCCGGCGTCCCCGACGAGTTCCAGCGGCTGTGGACCCCGCACCGGATGGCGTACATCCAGGCTGGACCCGAACCGCTGCGCGAGGAGTGCCCGTTCTGCGAGGCGCCGAAGCACGATGATGTCGAGCGGCTGATCGTCGCGCGCGGCAAGACGGCGTACGTGCTGTTGAACCTGTTCCCGTACAACTCCGGCCACCTGCTCGTGTGCCCCTACCGCCATATCGCGACGTACGACCAGGCGACGGCCGAGGAGGTCGCCGAGATCGGTGAGCTCACCCAGATCGGCATGCGGGTGCTGCGCGGGGTCTCGAACTGCGACGGGTTCAACCTGGGCATGAATCAGGGCGCTGTCGGCGGCGCGGGAGTGGATGCCCACCTGCATCAGCACGTCGTGCCGAGGTGGACGTCGGATGCCAACTTCTTCCCGATCATCGCCAAGACCAAGGCTCTGCCGCAGCTGCTCGGCGAGGTGCGCGAGGCCGTGGCCGGGGCCTGGCCAGCAGGCGCCTGA
- the pdxT gene encoding pyridoxal 5'-phosphate synthase glutaminase subunit PdxT, with protein sequence MLERLGAEVVRVRRPEEFATVGGLVIPGGESSVIDKLTRIFGLREPIRDAIAEGMPMLGTCAGLIMLADTITDAIDGQQTFGGIDVVVRRNAFGRQVESFEASLDVPALGPEPVRATFIRGPVVETVGSDATELAALADGRVVAVEQGNLLGISFHPELDGETRFHRRFLKRVAEQSALIGQRIPSR encoded by the coding sequence ATGCTGGAGAGGCTCGGGGCGGAGGTCGTGCGCGTGCGCCGCCCCGAGGAGTTCGCCACCGTCGGAGGACTCGTCATCCCGGGCGGGGAGTCGAGCGTGATCGACAAGCTCACGCGCATCTTCGGACTGCGCGAGCCGATCCGCGACGCGATCGCCGAGGGGATGCCGATGCTCGGCACCTGTGCGGGGCTGATCATGCTCGCCGACACCATCACCGACGCCATCGACGGCCAGCAGACGTTCGGCGGCATCGACGTCGTCGTGCGGCGCAACGCCTTCGGCCGCCAGGTCGAGTCGTTCGAGGCGTCACTCGACGTGCCCGCGCTCGGCCCCGAGCCGGTGCGGGCGACGTTCATCCGCGGTCCGGTCGTCGAGACCGTGGGATCGGATGCCACCGAGCTGGCCGCCCTCGCTGACGGCCGTGTCGTGGCGGTCGAGCAGGGCAACCTGCTCGGCATCAGCTTCCACCCCGAACTCGACGGCGAGACGCGCTTCCATCGGCGGTTCCTCAAGCGCGTGGCGGAGCAATCGGCACTGATAGGGCAGCGCATCCCGTCCCGCTGA
- a CDS encoding aminotransferase class V-fold PLP-dependent enzyme, giving the protein MDDRERALDAAHDLATRFLHTLDDRPVWPRADIDEMLTAFGGPLLENGADPASVVEQMATLADPGLVAIPGGRFFGFVIGGTHPAALAADWLVSAWDQNSGSSLLTPATVAMERVAGQWMLDLLDLPRSSSVGFVTGGQLANFTCLAAARNAVYARSGWDLAARGLRDAPPLRLVVGADRHGSVDRAARFLGIGRDEMLVVDADDQGRMRPDALQRALAGGEGPLIVCLQAGEVHTGAFDEFDVLIPLAQEHGAWVHVDGAFGLWAAASPALRPLTMGMADADSWATDAHKTLNVPYDCGMAIVRDPADSIAMFRTGGDYLIYSSLDPWDAAPELSRRARGVPAWAALRALGRSGVATLIDRLHANARLFADGLESIEEVEVLNDVDYTQVMFRFGSDEQTRQLGEAILAEGTAAMTGAEWRGQAALRCSMSSWATTEDDIARSVEAVRTLVDGLR; this is encoded by the coding sequence ATGGATGATCGGGAGCGGGCTCTCGACGCCGCGCACGACCTCGCGACGCGATTCCTGCACACCCTCGACGACAGGCCGGTCTGGCCGCGCGCGGACATCGATGAGATGCTCACCGCGTTCGGCGGCCCGCTGCTCGAGAACGGTGCGGATCCGGCATCGGTCGTGGAGCAGATGGCGACACTGGCCGATCCAGGACTCGTCGCCATCCCGGGCGGCCGCTTCTTCGGGTTCGTGATCGGCGGGACCCACCCGGCGGCTCTCGCCGCGGACTGGCTCGTGTCGGCGTGGGATCAGAACTCCGGCTCGTCCCTGCTCACGCCTGCCACGGTCGCGATGGAGCGAGTGGCAGGACAGTGGATGCTGGATCTATTGGATCTTCCGCGTTCATCCAGCGTCGGCTTCGTCACCGGTGGACAGCTGGCGAACTTCACCTGCCTCGCCGCCGCTCGCAACGCGGTCTATGCCAGGAGCGGATGGGACCTGGCTGCACGGGGTCTGCGCGATGCCCCGCCGCTGCGGCTCGTCGTCGGCGCTGACCGGCATGGCTCGGTCGACAGGGCGGCGCGGTTCCTCGGCATCGGACGCGACGAGATGCTGGTGGTCGATGCCGATGACCAGGGACGGATGCGCCCTGACGCGTTGCAGAGGGCGCTCGCCGGCGGAGAGGGCCCACTGATCGTGTGCCTGCAGGCCGGCGAGGTGCACACCGGCGCGTTCGACGAGTTCGACGTGCTGATCCCTCTCGCCCAGGAGCATGGCGCGTGGGTACACGTAGACGGAGCTTTCGGGTTGTGGGCTGCGGCGTCGCCTGCGCTGCGACCGTTGACCATGGGGATGGCGGATGCCGATTCGTGGGCGACCGATGCGCACAAGACGCTGAACGTGCCGTACGACTGCGGCATGGCGATCGTGCGGGACCCTGCCGACTCGATCGCGATGTTCCGCACCGGCGGTGACTACCTCATCTACTCGAGTCTTGATCCGTGGGATGCCGCGCCCGAACTGTCGCGCCGGGCGAGGGGCGTGCCCGCATGGGCCGCGCTGCGCGCTCTCGGCCGCTCCGGCGTCGCCACGCTGATCGATCGCCTGCACGCGAATGCGCGCCTGTTCGCCGATGGACTGGAATCGATCGAGGAAGTGGAAGTGCTCAACGACGTCGACTACACCCAGGTGATGTTCCGCTTCGGCTCAGACGAGCAGACCAGGCAACTGGGTGAAGCGATTCTCGCAGAGGGCACGGCCGCGATGACCGGTGCCGAATGGCGCGGCCAGGCGGCGCTGCGCTGCTCGATGTCGTCCTGGGCGACGACCGAAGACGACATCGCCAGATCGGTCGAGGCGGTGCGCACCCTGGTGGATGGTCTGCGCTAG